The Aggregatilinea lenta genome includes a region encoding these proteins:
- a CDS encoding phage tail protein, with translation MAKHQDLIGDQLHVPGYVQDADPGAVGPGKLWVDSSGGVGTYLLKIRNADDTGWEIASSAASDEIDAATLDGLDSAAFAAAVHQHVQTDITDLDAAPADAQYMMVSALPEMPNAYTIYPASPLGWDVSQVAEKLLGISLNLPGLSAMTTPASNDRLLVLNTDGMYQSVAYGVLRDQILALCPNAFLSLSDVPDDYEGQAGKVLAVNPGETALEFITPATGGGDSLPVGAGFMWFAAALPSSKYLWCAGQVLATAEYPDLFAAIGYQFGGSGGAFNLPDLRGRSPLGLDNMGGTPANRVTAAAADVIGGSGGEENHPLSVAEMPSHQHMEFRGTGSGSYLFQSGSNVFGSYAVGRSTEFTGGSGVHNNMSPYLALPFIIKALP, from the coding sequence ATGGCAAAACATCAGGACCTCATTGGAGACCAGCTTCACGTCCCGGGGTATGTTCAAGACGCCGATCCGGGCGCGGTTGGTCCAGGGAAACTGTGGGTAGACAGCTCGGGCGGTGTGGGCACCTACCTGCTCAAAATCCGCAACGCGGATGATACCGGCTGGGAAATCGCCTCGAGCGCAGCCAGCGACGAGATTGACGCGGCCACGCTTGACGGCCTGGATAGCGCTGCGTTCGCCGCTGCTGTACACCAGCACGTCCAGACGGACATCACCGACCTCGACGCCGCGCCTGCTGATGCGCAGTACATGATGGTCTCGGCCCTCCCCGAGATGCCAAATGCGTACACCATTTACCCGGCTTCGCCGCTCGGCTGGGATGTATCCCAGGTTGCTGAGAAGTTGCTCGGCATAAGTCTGAATCTGCCTGGACTTTCGGCGATGACGACTCCCGCGAGCAACGACCGCTTGCTGGTCTTGAATACGGACGGAATGTATCAGTCGGTGGCCTACGGCGTGCTCAGGGACCAAATCCTCGCGCTGTGCCCCAACGCCTTCCTCAGCCTGTCGGATGTCCCTGACGACTATGAGGGTCAGGCGGGCAAGGTCCTGGCGGTCAACCCCGGCGAGACAGCCCTGGAGTTCATCACGCCCGCCACCGGCGGGGGAGACAGTCTCCCGGTCGGTGCGGGCTTCATGTGGTTCGCGGCGGCCCTGCCCAGCTCCAAGTACCTGTGGTGTGCGGGGCAGGTGCTAGCGACCGCCGAGTATCCCGACCTGTTCGCCGCGATAGGCTACCAGTTCGGCGGCAGCGGCGGCGCGTTCAACCTGCCCGACCTGCGGGGCCGCAGCCCATTGGGTCTCGACAACATGGGCGGCACGCCTGCGAACCGCGTGACCGCTGCGGCGGCTGATGTAATTGGCGGCAGCGGCGGCGAAGAAAACCACCCGTTGTCCGTCGCCGAAATGCCCTCCCATCAGCACATGGAGTTTCGTGGTACAGGAAGCGGAAGCTATCTCTTTCAATCTGGCTCTAACGTCTTCGGAAGTTACGCCGTAGGTCGCAGCACGGAGTTCACCGGAGGCAGCGGTGTCCACAACAACATGAGTCCGTACCTTGCCCTGCCTTTCATCATCAAAGCCCTACCCTAA
- a CDS encoding RNA-guided endonuclease InsQ/TnpB family protein, translated as MKLIAQVRLYPTPDQHAALKQTLERANAACNHISARAFEAQVFHRYGMQNLTYYETKERFGLSAQMVIRCLAKVADAYRLDRTVQRTFKPLGSIAYDDRILSWKLERREVSIWTLAGRQAIPFGAGERQLELLAARQGETDLVFFNGMFFLLATCEIPDPELRDVETALGVDLGVTNIATTSDGEIMTSEGIERNRQHQQRLRANLQARGSLSAKRHLRKLAGRQRRYQKDINHQISKRLVETAQRTNRAIALEDLTGIRARTRARGADQRARHSNWSFAQLRQFIDYKARLAGIPVILVDPKYTSQQCAVCGHIDKANRRHQAEFLCVACGHAAHADVNAAINIAHRAEVMPPIVSDMDPGP; from the coding sequence ATGAAACTGATTGCGCAGGTGCGCCTCTACCCGACGCCCGACCAGCACGCCGCCCTCAAGCAGACGCTTGAGCGGGCGAATGCCGCGTGCAACCACATCAGCGCCCGCGCGTTCGAGGCGCAGGTCTTCCACCGCTACGGGATGCAGAACCTGACGTACTATGAGACGAAGGAACGCTTCGGCCTGTCGGCGCAGATGGTGATCCGCTGTCTGGCGAAGGTGGCGGATGCCTACCGCCTGGACCGTACAGTGCAGCGCACCTTCAAGCCGCTGGGCAGCATCGCCTACGATGACCGCATCCTGTCGTGGAAGCTGGAGCGACGGGAAGTCTCGATCTGGACGCTGGCCGGTCGCCAGGCCATCCCGTTTGGGGCCGGTGAGCGCCAGCTTGAACTGCTGGCCGCCCGGCAGGGGGAAACCGATCTCGTGTTTTTCAACGGGATGTTCTTCCTGCTGGCGACGTGCGAGATCCCCGATCCCGAACTGCGCGATGTGGAAACCGCCCTGGGCGTGGACCTCGGCGTGACGAACATTGCCACGACCAGCGATGGCGAGATCATGACCAGCGAGGGCATTGAACGCAATCGCCAGCACCAGCAGCGCCTGCGCGCTAACCTTCAAGCGCGTGGCAGCCTATCGGCTAAGCGCCACCTGCGCAAGTTGGCCGGTCGCCAGCGGCGCTACCAGAAAGACATCAACCACCAAATCAGCAAGCGTCTCGTGGAGACGGCCCAGCGCACGAACCGCGCGATTGCCCTTGAAGACCTGACGGGCATTCGCGCGCGGACCAGGGCTAGAGGGGCCGACCAACGAGCACGGCACAGCAATTGGAGCTTCGCGCAGTTGCGGCAGTTCATCGACTACAAGGCGCGGCTGGCGGGTATTCCGGTCATCCTCGTGGACCCGAAATACACCAGTCAGCAGTGCGCCGTGTGTGGGCACATCGACAAAGCCAATCGTCGCCATCAAGCCGAGTTCCTTTGCGTGGCGTGTGGGCATGCGGCCCACGCTGATGTGAACGCCGCGATCAACATCGCGCACCGGGCGGAAGTCATGCCGCCTATCGTCTCGGATATGGACCCCGGTCCGTAG
- a CDS encoding phage holin, LLH family produces MLSNQYVQLALLMIVMVFTPAAKVLIARLIVAIKLRTPDYIDSLIDVAASYGAQYAEQMGHSLELLGHEKMDMALAAAARRLARYGVNVDEDELRERIEASLQQLSQRLAVAVGEKLEDALAPLGFGAPEGVEE; encoded by the coding sequence TTGCTCAGCAATCAGTACGTCCAGCTCGCCCTGCTCATGATCGTCATGGTCTTCACGCCGGCCGCGAAGGTGCTGATCGCGCGTCTCATCGTGGCGATCAAGCTGCGCACCCCGGACTACATCGACTCCCTGATCGACGTGGCTGCGTCCTACGGCGCGCAGTACGCGGAGCAGATGGGCCACAGCCTGGAGCTGCTGGGTCACGAAAAGATGGACATGGCCCTGGCGGCGGCGGCGCGCCGGTTGGCACGCTACGGCGTGAATGTCGACGAAGATGAGCTGCGCGAGCGTATCGAAGCCTCGTTGCAGCAGCTCAGCCAGCGACTAGCTGTGGCGGTCGGCGAGAAGCTCGAAGACGCGCTCGCTCCCCTGGGGTTCGGCGCACCCGAAGGCGTCGAGGAGTAA